One Coregonus clupeaformis isolate EN_2021a unplaced genomic scaffold, ASM2061545v1 scaf0364, whole genome shotgun sequence DNA segment encodes these proteins:
- the LOC121586965 gene encoding LOW QUALITY PROTEIN: abl interactor 2 (The sequence of the model RefSeq protein was modified relative to this genomic sequence to represent the inferred CDS: deleted 2 bases in 2 codons) has product MSGGEAGIWLALIDKDVKMAELQMLLEEEIPAGRSALLDSFTNLERVAEYCESNYVQSPDKHRALEETKNYTTQSLASVAYLINTLANNVLQMLDIQASQLRRMESSINHISQTVDIHKEKVARREIGILTTNKNTSRTHKIIAPANPERPVRYIRKPIDYSLLDDMGHGVKWLLRFKASAQNVKAGAAGLPRTNPPTQKPPSPPMSGKGTIGRHSPYRTLEPVRPPVVPNDYVSSPTRHGNMAPPQQSPARTASVNQRNRTYSSGSSGGSHPSSSSRSSSRENSGSGSVGLPIAVPTPGPPPTAFPGAPQFFSMNRPVQPQNPPAVGGSLPYRRPASVTGQPNSNMPLALALNQPNGGPHFNQVPGPLVAPPPPSMQITPQLPLMGFVARVQETMSTCPPPPPPVEEAVFEEPTPPPPPPEDYEDDEEEEEEESAVVEYSDPYAEEDPPWAPRIYMEKVVAIYDYAADKEDELSFNEGAIIYVIKKNDDGWYEGTMSGTTGLFPGNYVESIMHYAD; this is encoded by the exons ATGAGCGGTGGAGAGGCTGGGATCTGGCTTGCATTGATTGATAAAGATGTGAAAATGGCGGAGTTACAAATGCTTTTGGAAGAGGAGATTCCAGCTGGACGTAGTGCATTATTAGATAGTTTTACTAATTTGGAAAGAGTTGCCGAGTATTGCGAAAGCAACTATGTTCAG tCACCAGATAAGCACAGAGCGTTGGAGGAGACTAAGAACTACACCACCCAGTCCCTGGCCAGCGTAGCCTACCTGATCAACACATTGGCCAACAATGTCCTGCAgatgcttgacattcaggcctcCCAGCTACGCCGCATGGAGTCCTCCATCAACCACATCTCACAG ACAGTGGACATCCACAAAGAGAAAGTGGCCAGGCGGGAGATTGGCATCCTGACCACCAATAAGAACACCTCTCGCACACATAAGATCATTGCTCCGGCCAATCCAGAGAGGCCGGTGCGCTACATCCGCAAGCCAATCGACTACAGCCTGCTGGATGACATGGGCCACGGAGTCAAG TGGTTGCTAAGGTTTAAG GCCAGTGCTCAGAACGTGAAGGCCGGAGCCGCAGGTCTCCCTCGCACCAACCCACCTACACAGAAGCCACCCAGCCCACCCATGTCAGGGAAGGGAACCATTGG GCGCCACTCCCCCTATAGGACGCTCGAGCCGGTGCGTCCTCCCGTTGTCCCTAACGACTACGTCTCGAGCCCGACGCGCCATGGCAACATGGCGCCCCCACAGCAGAGCCCTGCACGCACTGCATCTGTTAATCAGAGGAACCGCACGTACAG CAGTGGCAGCAGTGGAGGCAGCCaccccagcagcagcagccgcagcagcagcagagagaacagcggCAGCGGCTCTGTGGGCTTGCCTATCGCCGTGCCAACGCCTGGCCCGCCCCCCACAGCATTCCCAG GTGCCCCCCAGTTCTTCAGCATGAACCGACCGGTGCAACCACAGAACCCTCCTGCGGTGGGGGGGTCTCTGCCGTACCGCCGGCCCGCGTCAGTGACGGGCCAGCCCAACTCCAACAtgcccctggccctggccctgaacCAGCCCAATGGAGGACCCCACTTCAACCAGGTCCCAG GTCCTCTTgttgccccccctcccccctccatgcAGATCACTCCCCAGCTCCCTCTGATGGGCTTTGTGGCTCGGGTACAAGAGACCA TGTCA ACGTGCCCCCCTCCCCCGCCCCCCGTAGAAGAGGCTGTGTTTGAGGAACCCACCCCGCCCCCTCCGCCTCCAGAGGACtatgaggatgatgaggaggaggaggaggaagagtcgGCCGTGGTGGAGTACAGTGACCCCTACGCAGAGGAGGACCCCCCGTGGGCCCCACGCATCTACATGGAGAAAG TGGTGGCGATCTACGACTACGCGGCGGACAAGGAGGACGAGCTGTCCTTCAACGAGGGCGCCATCATCTACGTCATCAAGAAGAACGACGACGGCTGGTAC GAAGGAACGATGAGCGGCACCACCGGCCTCTTC CCCGGGAACTACGTCGAGTCCATCATGCACTACGCCGACTGA
- the LOC123484586 gene encoding cytochrome P450 20A1-like, protein MLDFAIFAVTFVIILVGAVLYLYPSSRSASGIPGLNPTEEKDGNLQDIVNRGSLHEFLASLHGQFGPVASFWFGGRPVVSLGSVDQLRQHINPNRTTDSFETMLKSLLGYQSGMGGGATETVMRNKLYESAINNTLEKNFPLLLKLVEELVGKWLSFPKDQHTPLCAHLLGLAMKAVTQLALGDRFRNDAEVIGFRKNHEAIWSEIGKGYLDGSMEKSPSRKEHYESALAEMETVLMSVAKERKGQRSQTAFVDTLLQSNLTERQVMEDSMVFTLAGCVITANLCIWAVHFLSTSEEVQEKLHQELEDVLGSEPVSLDKIPQLRYFQQVLNETVRTAKLTPIAARLQENEGKVDQHIIPKETLVIYALGVVLQDADTWNRPYKFDPDRFTEDSARKSFSLLGFSGNQACPELRFAYTVATVLLSTVVRQLKLHQVKGHVVEARSELVSTPKDDTWITVSRRS, encoded by the exons ATGCTGGACTTTGCGATATTTGCAGTGACTTTTGTCATCATTCTGGTCGGCGCAGTCCTCTATTTGTATCCA TCATCAAGAAGTGCTTCTGGTATCCCAGGTCTCAACCCTACAGAAGAGAA GGATGGAAATCTACAAGACATAGTGAACCGAGGCAGTCTGCATGAGTTCCTGGCAAGTCTACATGGACAGTTTGGTCCTGTGGCATCCTTCTGGTTTGGAGGACGCCCTGTGGTCAGCTTGGGTTCAGTGGACCAGCTACGGCAGCACATCAACCCCAACAGGACTA CGGACTCATTTGAGACAATGCTGAAGTCGTTGCTAGGGTACCAATCAGGAATGGGTGGAGGGGCCACAGAGACAGTAATGAGGAATAAGTTGTATGAGAGTGCCATCAACAACACCCTGGAGAAAAACTTTCCCCTGCTGCTGAAG CTGGTGGAGGAGTTAGTGGGGAAGTGGCTGTCTTTCCCTAAGGACCAGCACACGCCCCTCTGTGCCCATCTGCTAGGATTGGCCATGAAGGCTGTCACTCAACTCGCTCTGGGTGACCGCTTCCGGAATGATGCTGAAGTCATCGGCTTCCGAAAGAACCACGAGGCA ATCTGGTCGGAGATCGGAAAAGGCTATTTGGACGGTTCCATGGAGAAGAGCCCCAGCAGAAAGGAGCACTATGAGAGCG CGCTGGCAGAAATGGAAACAGTGCTGATGTCTGTGGCTAAAGAGAGGAAAGGACAAAGGAGTCAGACAGCGTTTGTGGACACTCTTCTCCAGTCCAACCTCACAGAGAGACAG GTGATGGAGGACAGCATGGTATTCACACTGGCAGGTTGTGTCATCACAGCTAATT TGTGCATCTGGGCAGTACACTTCCTGTCCACatcagaggaagttcaggagaagCTGCATCAGGAGCTGGAAGATGTTCTGGGCTCTGAGCCTGTATCTCTGGATAAGATCCCACAGCTCAG GTACTTCCAGCAGGTTTTGAACGAGACTGTGCGGACAGCCAAACTGACGCCCATCGCAGCCCGGCTCCAGGAAAATGAAGGGAAAGTCGATCAGCACATTATTCCTAAAGAG aCACTGGTGATCTATGCCCTTGGGGTAGTCCTACAGGATGCAGACACCTGGAACCGTCCCTACAA GTTTGACCCAGACCGATTCACAGAAGATTCAGCCAGGAAAAGCTTCTCTCTGCTTGGATTCTCAGGGAACCAGGCCTGTCCTGAGCTGAG GTTTGCGTACACAGTGGCCACTGTCCTCCTCAGCACTGTGGTGCGCCAACTGAAGCTGCATCAGGTGAAGGGACATGTGGTAGAGGCCAGATCTGAGCTGGTGTCCACGCCTAAAGATGACACATGGATCACTGTGAGCAGAAGAAGCTAA
- the LOC123484580 gene encoding LOW QUALITY PROTEIN: transmembrane protein 237B-like (The sequence of the model RefSeq protein was modified relative to this genomic sequence to represent the inferred CDS: inserted 1 base in 1 codon): protein MSSQDTGDEMPVPKSKRKKSKSQVDGVESPEAEPGMEMAQMGGLSSRRSSEVIQPLTPESQEAAPQRRKRKKKAATIDLEEDQADLVNGDGLVQNTAEAGEEVTXKPKRKKKSKVSETQYVNELDVEDDDIITDAQPPIPQHSLFSAPMGQSQPVGKVFVERSKRFQAADRSDRPKSSDQVDNFMDIQQMWTTKDVSVRVHGGFRVIGLFCHGFLAGYAVWNIIVIYALAGKHLTTLPNLLQQYHSLAYPAQSLFYLLLAISTVSAFDRVNLAKGAMAMREFVTLDPVALASFLYFSALVLSLSQQMTSDRINLYPSANGTLWPPGSEHQILNPWIIVNLVVAVLVGTAWIFISTRPEMDYTEGFLMAMEIESLRPEEKSEMST, encoded by the exons CAAG TCAAGATACGGGTG ACGAGATGCCGGTCCCTAAAAGCAAGAGGAAGAAGTCGAAGAGTCAGGTGGATGGTGTTGAAAGCCCAGAGG CAGAACCAGGGATGGAGATGGCCCAGATGGGGGGTCTGAGCAGTCGCAGATCATCTGAGGTCATCCAGCCCCTGACCCCCGAGTCGCAGGAAGCTGCACCACAGAGAAGGAAGAGGAAGAAAAAGGCAGCGACTATAG ACCTGGAGGAAGACCAGGCTGACCTGGTGAACGGGGATGGACTGGTCCAGAACACAGCCGAGGCAGGGGAAGAAGTGA AAAAACCCAAGAGGAAGAA GAAGTCGAAAGTGTCAGAGACGCAGTACGTCAACGAGCTTGATGTAGAGGACGATGACATCATCACAGACGCTCAGCCACCCATCCCCCAGCATTCCCTGTTCTCTGCTCCCATGGGACAGAGCCAGCCAGTGGGGAAGGTGTTTGTAGAGAGGAGCA AGAGGTTTCAAGCTGCCGATCGGTCAGACAGACCGAAGTCCAGCGATCAGGTGGACAACTTCATGGACATCCAGCAGATGTGGACCACCAAGGATGTGTCTGTTAGGGTACATGGTGGCTTCAG GGTGATTGGGCTGTTCTGCCACGGCTTCCTAGCAGGCTATGCAGTGTGGAACATCATAGTGATCTATGCCCTGGCAGGAAAACATCTCACTACTCTGCCTAACCTACTGCAGCAGTACCACAGCCTGGCCTACCCTGCACAGTCTCTCTTCTACCTGCTACTGGCTATAAGCACCGTGTCAGCCTTTGACAG GGTGAATCTGGCCAAAGGCGCCATGGCTATGAGAGAGTTTGTCACCCTGGACCCAGTTGCTCTAGCCTCTTTCT TGTACTTCTCagctctggtcctctctctcagCCAGCAGATGACCAGTGACCGCATCAACCTCTACCCCAGCGCTAACGGGACCTTATG gcctCCTGGGTCAGAGCACCAGATCCTGAACCCGTGGATCATAGTGAACCTGGTGGTGGCTGTGCTGGTGGGAACGGCCTGGATCTTCATCTCCACTAGGCCTGAGATGGACTACACCGAAG GGTTCCTAATGGCTATGGAGATCGAGTCCTTGAGACCAGAGGAGAAATCAGAAATGTCTACTTGA